ttgaccGTGGTGTCGTTACGTTTCGGATCTTTATTGGGATCGACGAGTTTCGGTGTTTCCTGCATTTGGCTTCTGCATTGTTGAGGTACGTACTCCGATTTGTGAaagaacttttcttttttttttctttttttgtttttggatccgtttggttactgagaaagcagatgaaaatgagagaaaaaaatggaatCTTGGATTCTTGAAAAGGCCAAATTTGTTTTCGGGATTGTGGGTGTGTTTTAGTTTTAGCCTAAGGTTTGGCGTTTTGCTTGAggtatttctttgtttttttttttttttaagaagttgcGGAAATGTAGGACTttgttgcttttgcttttgctacttttttttttttttttttttcatttattttcctcAGCTTTCTCAGCTATCAAACGGAGCtagaatttgtttatttatttatctgaTAAGTGCTTAAGTTGATATGTATATGGTATTTTGATGTGATGCTCTGTTTGGatctgtttctttctttctttgacttGAGAGAGAAAGCGAAGCACATGCCTTTAATCAAAGATAATATTGAAATGTGTGAACTTTGTAGCATTGCTGCAACTGGAGAATTCATTTTTGCAACAAaggaaataattttatttgtctgataagaaaataagaaaaaaaataaaaataaaaataaaataaaataagcagaGAGGATTGGATAAGAATCAGAGGCTTTTGTCTTTTCCAagttgattttcatttttatttttatttttttgaccaaccaaaagaaaaaacaaaaattatgagagaagtatTTTTTATGCTGTAAAATGGAACAAACACAGTTTAGTTTAGTCTCATTATTATCGATGCAGTCTTTGACCAAGTGCTATTAGAGAGCTCAAGTAATGCTTAAAATCACTCTAGTACCACCAAGAAAAGAGACTAGGGAATTTGGTAGGTGCCAGTCTTTCTGATAGGTGTGTTTGttgttaaattattttacacttatTAAGAAACTTACCTAAAACTAATTATATCTAATGTGGATATTGGGTCATGATGATAcaaggaagaaaaggaaatgtGTGAGGATAAATTCCAGACCATGTTGAAGATTAGGTTACAcagttggagagaaaaaggaaatgtTTGTTAAGCTAACTTTAAGTGTCAAGAATTTATGCATTGGTGCACCAATGGGGCCACTCAAAATGTTAACCAATAATGCTAGCAGTCACATTCAATCTTTGTCTTACTGCCCTCAAGTGTAACATCTCAGTTTCCTCATGCCATACTTATTGAGTTTCTAGACAAGATTTTTTCATTGATCCAAATATTGTTGATTTAGTTGGTAAAGAATTGCCACATGATCACATTTCCCCCGCAtgattttttaatgtgttatcTGAAAATTTTAGCAATCATCTAAATATATTGAAGATGAGGTTCTATCTGAGTAGTGATGTTTGTTTTAATTCAGAATTCAGGGTAGTTATTCAGTTCAGGTGATCCTATCCTGTACTGCTTCTGTTTTCTTCTGCGGTGGCTTCTGATTCTTGAGAGTTTAATTGATTGTGATGTAGAAATGTTTTCCCCTTTAAGaagatcaatttttttctccAGTATTGTGATAAGGAAAGGGTCTATACCTGCATGACTTTCATCTGTGTTGGATTTCTTGTTTTAAAAGCTTAAAATGCTTTGGCATCTTGataacactctctctctctctctctctctctcaagtttgGTTACAGTCATTTAATATGATTCTTATGCTCAGCATCAACACTCTCCTATGTGACCAATATCTTCTTCCACACACTCTGCTGGCAGCAAATATGAGCCATTGAAGCTTGACAATATTTGATATCATGACATCCTATATATATCCAAATAATGAGTTCCTAAGACCTGCTGGAGAAACAGGAGTCAGTTCAGAGCTCAAAAAGAATTCAAAACAGCAGAACAAATCCAAGATTGTGAAGCAGAGGGTCCTATCACCCCAAGCAAGTCAAAATCCAAAGTATGAAGACAAGTTAAAAATGCCTGCTGGTTTACCATACAGTGATTGGCATCGTGAACAAAGACGTTATATGGATGAAAAAATCTCAGTCCAAGCCAAGTCTTCAGGGAATCATAAGAGGCAGTCTGTCAAGGCAAATACTAGTAAAGAAGATGAGCTTGTcaaacacatgtcaaatttgcCCGGTTATCTCCAGCGTGCACAGAAAGAAGAAAACCTCCAAGAGAAAGCTTTGAATTTTGGGGTCCTAGATTGGGCACAACTAGAAAAATGGAAACATAAGCAAAAGCGAGTCCCAGACAGAAGCAGTAATAATGCATCATGCAGTAGCTGTGATATATCATCAAAAGCAACCAGTGGATCATCTACCTTCTCTAGTACGGTCCAAAGCAAGGCATTTGCTGAGCAACGCTCTCTGCCTCATTCTACTCTCAACTCAGCTCATAAGCTTGGCCATCCTCAAGGTGCCAAACCATCTGTCCGGAATGTCATACAATTCCAAGATTTTGAGATTGCTTCCAAAAGTAACAGGGATGAGCAGAAAAAGGTACCCTGGACACAGAAGTCTTCTGGTGGAAAATTTTCAGATATAATACTTGATAAGGGGAAGAGGAGAGATTCAGAGCATAAGATTACTTCAAAAATGGGAAATTTGACATTGAATTCAGGAACTAATGAGATCTCACTCAATCAGAATCACAAAGCGAGTGCTGGGATTGATGAAGCTAAGAAGAGCAGAGAGGAGTTGCGAGAATTAAGAATTAGGAGAAAAGATAGAGATCAAAAGTTAATCTCAGAAACTGGAGCTGGGCATTCAAATGGGGGGAGCTATGGGGTCTCACTTGGTTCAAAGGAGAAGCTAAGTACTGGCAATGGTGAAAGGAGGAAGAGGGTAGTAGAGGAGTTGAAACAAACAGATATAGATCTCACCAATCGATGTTCCCCTGGTGAGCATAACAACATTGTTCTCCTTCGACCAAACGAATTACTCCAGAATGAATTTTCAGAAGTATTCCGACTTTCACAACCTGAAAAATTATCCAAGGAGAAGTCATCTGAGGCACAGGGGAGTCATTTTTCAGATAGCTTTTCTCGTGAGGAGTTTCACCGTGCAGAACTCTGTTCTGAAATTCCACACTCATGTCCACTGCCTTCTAGAGTTGAGACTAATGCCATGTCAGACATTATGCCACATAGCCTGATCAATGCTCGGGCTAAGGAGCTTTCATCCATTGCATATCACACATCCCAATGCTCAGATAAGACATCCACTCTGCTATCTAAAGGTGTCAATGCAGAAAAGTTTGAGTTAGATCTTCTTAAGCTTACAAATTTAGATGTTGATACTTCAAAAACATTGGATGAAGAAATCACTGAGCTGGCAGCTGGAAGAGGTAGAAATCCATCACCCAATCGCCGGTTTAGCTTCAGCTTAAGTCGTGTGGGAAGAAGTTTCAGTTTCAAGGAGGGTTCATCTGTACCACAGTTGAGCTCCTCATATGTTAGTGTCAAGTCTGGTCCGGTGAGATCTGAAACTTCTGCTTATTCGGATACTTTAAACAGAGAGAAGTCAAATGGTCACAAAAGAGTTAAGTCCAGCCCTTTAAGAAGGTTACTAGACCCGATACTGAAATATAAGGCATCCAATTCATTCCATTCTGATGAAACCATTCTTCCTTCAAAAGAAAGTTTGGATTCCTTTTGCTCTAGGCCAACAAGTGGCAGTGACACACTCCAGAATGAGAAGCATGAGGCATCAACTACTCAAGCCTTTTTGCAACTTACAGTCAAGAATGGGCTCCCTTTGTTTAGCTTTGCAGTCAAGAATGACAAAATGATCCTTGCAGCCACAATGAAAAATTTAACATCATCTGGGAAGGATGATTCAGGCCGGTATTATACATTTTACTTTGTTAAtgaaattaagaagaaaagtGGTGGCTGGATAAGTCAAGGAAGTAAAAGGCCTAGTCGTGGATGTGTCTATAATGTCGTCGGTCAGATGAAGGTTTCCAGCTCTTCCAACAACCAGTTCTTGGTGAGAGAATCTGTCTTGTCATGTGTTGAGCTAAGACAGGCAGATCAAGAACCACTGAAACTCATGTCAAACAAGGAGCTTGCAGCCGTTGTTGTCAAGATCCCTAATAAAAACATAAGCCATGATGGAATGGAGAGTGATAAAGATTTTATGGAGAAGCTCTGCATAAAATGTTTGCCAGAAGACAGGTGCTCTTGCAACtacaaagaaaatgaagactCTGATAGTATTGTAGTCATACTTCCAAGTGGTGCTCATGGCTCACCTAGCAAAGGAGAGCCTTCGCCATTGATGGATCGATGGAAATCTGGAGGATCATGTGACTGTGGAGGTtgggatgttggctgcaaactGCGTGTTCTCTCCAACCAGAACCAAAGCACTAAAATTCCCAAGATCTCCAAAGATTGCCTTATCCCAGACCATATTGAACTTATTCTCCAGGTACTACCATTATCCTTCAGCCTCTGTTTTTGTCCCCACTTGTTTATActgatatgccaattacatctACATAATGTACTTGCATTCAGGGAGGATCTCAGCAGGCCAGTCCCTTCTTCAGCATGTCAGAATTGAAGGATGGATTATACTCAATTGAATTCAACTCATCAATCTCTCTGTTGCAATCATTCTTCATTTGTGTCTCAGTGTTAAGCTGTAAGAGACCATTCAATCTCTTGGACATGTCTGAAGCAAAAGTTTTCAAGGAACctattttgaatgaaaatgatGGAAGCCAAGGAAGAGCTTCTGCAAAATATGCTCCAAATCCACCCTCCTCCCCTGTTGGTAGGGTCTAGTTTCACGCATGGAAGCTGTTATTTAGCTGTCAAAAACCTTCAACTACATTGCAACTTGAGAGAGAGACTAGAAGTACTGTACTCTAAAGAAGAGGATAGAACTCTTGAAATTTGCCAAATACCGGAGATAATGCCATACTTTTTTAGGCATACTCAGTTCTGTGTAaatgctccttttttttttttttttgttaatacgTTGAGGTGAGAAATTGAACCCTCCAACAAATGGTCATTGTAAGGAAAATCTTTTGCCTACAATATAAAGAATGAAGATATCTGCTTTAGAATTAGGTCTAAATCAAACTGATTATGCATTTAAGCAGAATTTGATAATATATGGATCCTTCCTGAAGGTGGAAAGTCCCTTCTGCAGATTCTAAGTTTTGggttctttcaagtttcaacaaggGGCTGTGATCCGACTTAtcattttggccaaaaaataAATGGTGTGAAGCTGTGTGGTGAGGGAAGAATAAGAATTTCTTTATTATCTTTCAGACAAACTGAATTTTGAAGAAGTCATTACATGATTAGGGCCCATTTGGACGAAGGGGGAGTAGAGCCCTCCCCCTTCATCCAAACTGACCATAAAGTGCGAGTGGCCTGGCTTTTATGCCAATAACGTGGACATTTTCTGGGTAGAAATACACTGGACATGCCCATTACCCAAGCATTAGAGTAAATAGCTGGAATGCATAAATGCTTCTGAAGGAAACCTAAAAGTATTAGAACTTCCCATGGGCGGTCTCTTTTAGCAGGTGAATGGCATCTAAACTCAATAAAATCAATGTctttcgttttctttttctaaaaatattgatatcaTGTCATGGCCGTGAAAGGAGAGATTTTGTGCTGAAGTACCATTGATTATACAATCTAGCTTACAATTCATTGCGGATAAAATTAGTATGCAATTGATTGTCGAGATCAATGTCAAGTTAGAAATTTAGTGAGACACTTTAGAATCTAAAAGCTTTCGATCAAGTAAGACTAAAATAAACTACATGGAATATAAATTTGgtaaaacaagaaacaaagatGAAGAGGCTATGAGACTTGATAGTCAAGAGATACCAAATAGTGAGAGCTTTCAATAACTTGTATCAATAATTGAATCATAAAATAAGGGTACATATGTAGTTTATTTTGTGCATAAAGTGGAGAAGCACATATGTAGTACTATGTGATCACAGAATACCTATTAAGTTAAATGAAAAATTCTATAAGACCACTATAAGACCATCTATTCTCAATAATACTGAATGTTGGGCTATTAAGAAacaacatattcataaaatgcAAGTAGTTCAAATAAGAATGTTAAGTGGAAATATACAGAGAGATAGGATTCTAAATGAGGACATTTGTTCAAAGATATGGGTGGCCTCTATTAATGAAAAGATGAGTAAGAGTTGCTTGAGATATTTTTGTCATGTTTATAAGAGAGCAAATAATGCACCATTGACAGAGATTaagctttttttaattattattattcaagtTGAGGGAGCAAAGAAAGGTGGAAATAGATCAACAATAACATTAATAAGAACTCTAAAAAATAACATGTCAATGAAAGAGGTAATAGAGAATATAACTTTGGATAAAATAGAATGGCGAcaaaggaaaatatatatatagccgaCTCTACCTTGACTCTTAACTTATTTGGGACTAAAGCTTTATTGTTGTGTTGTAATTAATTGTCAAGAGTGAAGGGACCAAGCTTCTCAACCCCCAGAGAGGCAAGGTAGGAGAGCGCACAATTGGAAATACAAGCAAAACTGCAAAATGCAATGAAAGagaatttattatatatcatgAATTATATTAATTGATCTCATAAATCAATAGGTGAGGCATGGTGAATACAGATAAACCATTGACCATCAATCCTCTCAAATACATTTGTTGCAAACTGTACCCCCCATTTGCTACCTTCGGTTTTAACAAACTCCCTGCACGTAACATACCCCACATCCCCTTTAACATGAACCCTAAGATCTTTCAGCTGAATCTCTAGCGGGAAATCATAGTCCGCCCACACAAACTCCCAGCTTTCCATTACATCATCATAACCAGATATCCCACTAGCACCAGGGTGCACAATACAGACCTCATCCCCCTTAGCCCAAAGAGCTTGCATGGTAGCTAAATCCCCAGTCCTAAATGAGTCATAAAATCGAGCATTTGCAAGCAAAACTGAAGCCTTGCTATCCTCATGGAGATTTCTAAGGCTATCCCTAATTTTTGCTGCTTCAACATAGTTTTCTTCTGAAATGGCAATCTGTAGGTCCCGCTCTAAGGTCTGCTCATCCATTATAATGCTTTCACTACTTAAGGGGTCCTTCGAGTCCTCACTTGTTACTTGACATGGTCTCAATGTGGGCAAAATGGAAACTTGTTGAAAGAGTTCTGCACTAATTACACAGAATTAGAGGTGCTTAAAACTTAGGCATGATAATAGAAAATTGGAATATAATTAGACAGAAAAACCATGTCCCATAGATGGTCAATGGACATAGAATTGTGATTACACCTGATGGTGTAACAATTAATTATAAGTATAAGCTGAAAggggagaaaataaaatagtggCAAAGCCTAGGACTCACTGGATCTTCCAGTTTGCAAGCTGAAGTGACAATGATCAGGCGAAAAATGGATTTTACATCCTCTTCCAAAGCGTTTAGCTGGAATAAAATCATATTGCTTCAAGGAAGGTGTTGAAAGACGGTGTAGTGGTGCAAAACTATTGACAAATGAACATGGCAAGCTACAAACTGCCCTGATATTAGAAACATTTCCCTATAAAAGTAAAGGTTAAGATAGATAAATATAACTTAAATAAACTCATAAAAGACCCATGAACAGCATAAACTCAGAGACAGAAGCTTTGGAATCAAATTGTCTTACAAATCTTTCTTCAAATGttcaaatgaataaaatgtGATTCATTTCATTAATGATTAGttcatcatttttttcccttgataaATTCCAGTGGTTACAATGAGGGAGGGGGAATTTGAACCCTGCACTTCTCGATTGGAAACACCAGGAGGTGCCAATTATCTAATTCCAATATCAAATAAAGCTAAGCATTGATTTGCAGTATAATAAGTACAACGAAAAGTAAATTTATCTCAATAACCATTCAACTTTCACCACTACTATTCATCACTTTCAACCTCAACTAAGGTAGTACTTGACAAGTCATCAAAAATgactttgtttttaaaataattcaacaaGTTTAAGCATTTTCTACCTCgtctcctttctttttatttcttcttctaattcGTCTGTCTCATATTTTCTAAAACCCAGATAACAAATTAAGATTCCCAAAAGCTACTGCaacaaatattgaaaaatcaaaaagtggGGTTTTCATAGACCGAAgctctaaacccaaaaattcTAAGATATGCTATAGTTTTTACCTTAAACCTAAACCTTTTTTGTATTTGGGTTTAATACCCAGATAAGCATACCTTCAGAAAGACACTAAATTTAGCTTCTTATTGTTTCTAACTTCAACAGGTGTCCTCAGATGAGCTCAACGAGAACAGAAACCTTTTTTGTATTTGGGTTTAAAACCCAGACAAGCATTCCTTTAGAAAACACTAAATTTAGCTTCTTACAGTTTCTAACTTCAATTTATCACTATCAGCACCTAAAAATGCACTATTCAAAAGCAAAGTAAAGGATTGATGGGGGAGAAGCAGAACTCACATTGTAGCAGAAGCTAGATCCATGAAGCGTCATCGTTAATTACAATGAGGGGGCCAAGAATTAGGGCTAGGGTTTTGACCTGTCAATGACTTTGAGGCTCTCCAAACTCTAATGAAATGGAATAGGATCACATTTTCACATTATtgagttcaaacttcaaagggtatttttttttttggtcagaGACTGAATGTAAGATCAGGTAGCCAAGAAAGAAGTGAGAAATGGCTGGGCTCAATAGTTGAAAGAAACTAAAATGGGCTATGTTAGATTAATGGATCTAATGGGCTTGTACAACCAATTCTAACCTAGATCCATTAAAATGGGCTATGTtacaaaaatcataattttgatTAAATGGCCATTCAAGTGAAATGATGAAAtcggttttatatatttaaaattcaatcaatACAATAATATCTCATTGATGGTTCAGATAAATTTCATGAGTTGGCAAATTCATGCTAattgaatagaaaataattcCATACGAGTTGGAGTCTTATAGAGATCAGTTGTTTCCTTATTTAACGGCTGTTGCCAAAACGTTTTTTTGAAGCCTTGACGTTAGTAAGGTTGCTAATCTTTGGATACCGCTTAgggctgaaaactgaaaattaaaaatacggtaataaaataatttttaaatatgtaaatagtaccgtgggacctaATTTTAAAGTTGATTTTGCCAAATTCTGTACTTGTGggttccgtgaacagtgcacgagacccactATTTTAACgcaaacacaaacatgaatttagatttCAGCTGTGTCCAAACTCACGCTTAAGCTGCTTTCTATGGAgtcagattttttattattattattttgagaaacacGACTGAAATTCTTATTAAGAAATAGGCAAGTATTTGTCTATGTTTGATAGACAACAAAGACATGCGATGGGACATTTTTCATCTACACAGAAAAACCAGTGATGTAACGTGCATGTCTAGCTAAATTGTGAATTATAGATTTGTCCTTTCTACCGACATgtgaaaaactaataaattaaaaatgttctTCATAAGTTTTAACATCCTGGATCACGAGGACAAAAGAAGCCAATGAAGGCAAATCATCCATCAAAGATTTCATAACTATCTCTAAGTCTCCCTCTAAAGTAATTGAATCAAATCCCAGATTTATGGAAAAAAACCTAATACTCCAACTTGGGTATGTCATGTAAAGATCACATTATTGCAGTACTTTATGTTGCTCTATTGTTTACAAAAATGAGAAATGGATAAAGTtatgaattgggttttttttttttccttcaaatgtGGTGTTGGTAACAAATATGAAGTATTTGGTTGCGATTTTATGCGGAATGTGACATTTGGGTAGAGACTGGAATTAGAAATATGGGTGTTGATGCTGTTAAAATAAATGGGTGAgaatatgacaaaatttgtatGTTGATTACTGAGTTCAATTAGGAGGGAGCAATGGGTATGGAGTGTTTTTCGTGGAGCTTGGGAGCTGAAGAAACGTGACGTGTAATGGGTAAAGGAATGGGTGAAGGAAGTGAGAAAAGGAAAGTGAAGTAATGGtctgaacaaaaaaataaagccaTTGGtgtgaagagaagaagaaagaaagatgaacatggaaaacacataaaatatcaaaataaaacccAACAAATGGCGAGGCTGAATTTGGGTCTCACCAGAAACAAGAATCGGTGAACGGAGCTATATATATCTCAGGCTAAAGGTGCTAATCGGCGAAGAGCTCTGCTTCAATTGTTGGTGTGCTGTGGGTTTGGGAGaaggaaaagggaaagtgaGATGGAAGGAGTGGAGCTGGGTAGTTGGGAAAGTAATACAAAAGTGTCTTTGGAAGCTTCAAGTGTTGTGCAATGATGTAACTACACACTACTATGGGACCCAACTCTTGTCCAAAATTACGCCAATGCCATTGATGAGTTAACATAACTCATCACTTGAAAACAGCCCACAAGAGTTTTCGAATTTGTTaactcaaaatccaaaaaactcaattttgttaaCTGAGTTAACACCCGTGAAAATCGGCCAAACAAACATTATACATGTGGGGCCCACGATTTTTGGGTTATGAGTTAACAAAACTCATTCTTGTTAACTGAGTTTTGCAAAATCTAAACAGCACCTTAGCAGCTGCCAAAGTTTCGAGTTCCACAACTAATAATGGAAGAAAGATATTTTGGGACATTAAAGCCAAAACCAAACCTTGACAATCTCGAATAATAACACCAATCCCAGCTTTGTCATCATCTGTAAACACTACCCCCatcaaagtttattttttaagacaCTCTCTTTGAGGCGTTGTCCACCTCGCTCTCGGTCTAGCCGTTGGTGTCGGATTCTATGGCTGAGCTGCCCGGAACTCCACGAGGGAAGCAATTGCACGCTGTAAGACTTGATCCAGTGGAAAGCCCGGTGGAGAAAATATGACTTTGTTGGGCCAAAACCAGATGGTCGACGTGAGTGTTGTAAATAATTCTGTGTTGCACTTagatttcaaaacaaaagacaGCAACTATGGGAAATCCGAGCAACTGTGAAGTTAGTTTAGTTAAgcaaaaataggaaaaaagttATTTCTAATACTAATTCCCATTACTCATGAATTTTAAGTGGGATTCTTTAGTCTATATATGCAGCCAACATGTCCGACCATATgcatgagaaaatcaattttcttatGGGCaccatttttaaaaagaaaaccccCTACATATTTGCTAAGTCAAAATTCTAGTTTCATGAAAATAATGTATTCTTGTACATACTATATTTATAGATAATAGAAAAGTACTGTTGAGAGCTTCCGAGAGTGGCATGCACAAGATGGTGACATGGTTCACACCTCAACTCAATaaacaaccaccaccaacacaatAACATATcatatcttttaa
This genomic stretch from Castanea sativa cultivar Marrone di Chiusa Pesio chromosome 9, ASM4071231v1 harbors:
- the LOC142609699 gene encoding uncharacterized protein LOC142609699, with amino-acid sequence MTLHGSSFCYNGNVSNIRAVCSLPCSFVNSFAPLHRLSTPSLKQYDFIPAKRFGRGCKIHFSPDHCHFSLQTGRSKLFQQVSILPTLRPCQVTSEDSKDPLSSESIIMDEQTLERDLQIAISEENYVEAAKIRDSLRNLHEDSKASVLLANARFYDSFRTGDLATMQALWAKGDEVCIVHPGASGISGYDDVMESWEFVWADYDFPLEIQLKDLRVHVKGDVGYVTCREFVKTEGSKWGVQFATNVFERIDGQWFICIHHASPIDL
- the LOC142610979 gene encoding uncharacterized protein LOC142610979, with translation MTSYIYPNNEFLRPAGETGVSSELKKNSKQQNKSKIVKQRVLSPQASQNPKYEDKLKMPAGLPYSDWHREQRRYMDEKISVQAKSSGNHKRQSVKANTSKEDELVKHMSNLPGYLQRAQKEENLQEKALNFGVLDWAQLEKWKHKQKRVPDRSSNNASCSSCDISSKATSGSSTFSSTVQSKAFAEQRSLPHSTLNSAHKLGHPQGAKPSVRNVIQFQDFEIASKSNRDEQKKVPWTQKSSGGKFSDIILDKGKRRDSEHKITSKMGNLTLNSGTNEISLNQNHKASAGIDEAKKSREELRELRIRRKDRDQKLISETGAGHSNGGSYGVSLGSKEKLSTGNGERRKRVVEELKQTDIDLTNRCSPGEHNNIVLLRPNELLQNEFSEVFRLSQPEKLSKEKSSEAQGSHFSDSFSREEFHRAELCSEIPHSCPLPSRVETNAMSDIMPHSLINARAKELSSIAYHTSQCSDKTSTLLSKGVNAEKFELDLLKLTNLDVDTSKTLDEEITELAAGRGRNPSPNRRFSFSLSRVGRSFSFKEGSSVPQLSSSYVSVKSGPVRSETSAYSDTLNREKSNGHKRVKSSPLRRLLDPILKYKASNSFHSDETILPSKESLDSFCSRPTSGSDTLQNEKHEASTTQAFLQLTVKNGLPLFSFAVKNDKMILAATMKNLTSSGKDDSGRYYTFYFVNEIKKKSGGWISQGSKRPSRGCVYNVVGQMKVSSSSNNQFLVRESVLSCVELRQADQEPLKLMSNKELAAVVVKIPNKNISHDGMESDKDFMEKLCIKCLPEDRCSCNYKENEDSDSIVVILPSGAHGSPSKGEPSPLMDRWKSGGSCDCGGWDVGCKLRVLSNQNQSTKIPKISKDCLIPDHIELILQGGSQQASPFFSMSELKDGLYSIEFNSSISLLQSFFICVSVLSCKRPFNLLDMSEAKVFKEPILNENDGSQGRASAKYAPNPPSSPVGRV